The Syntrophobotulus glycolicus DSM 8271 DNA window TGACCGGGCGGTTTGGCGTCCAGATCATAGAGATGGGGCGGCAGGTCTTCAAAAAGGTCTGACTGGGGAAACCCTCGCCGGTTATCCATTCCGGCTGAAAACAGAGAGAAGAACGTTCAAGGAAAGTGCGGCGCATCAGGGGTCTTGAAGATGCGGTAAAATTCCTGTTGATCTCTGCTTGACAGCATCAGCCGGCAAGGATTATAATAACGGCAAACCTCCTGATTCCCGAAAACCGATAGGAATTGAAATGATTGTCTGACTGGGAGACTAGAGGCCATGAGAATATGTTCATGGCCTTTTCGACTGCCCGGGGCAGAACTAACGTATTGGCTTTTTTCATCATATTATAGGGAAAATGATCGGATCAGATGAAGAGGAGGATGACTGATGAATGAAATCCCTGTCCCTTATCTTAGGGCCAATCAGACCGGAATGGTTATTTTGGTTATCCTTGCGGCTATTGTGGGCCAGCCTTGGATCATTGCGGTTCTATGGCTCATTGAAGCTGCCGGGTTAGTATTCGGGGTCAAAGGAAACTTGTTTATCCGAACGGCAAAACCTTTTTTGCAAAAAAAGATTGCTCAGGCAGAAACGGAAGCCAGAGAGCTGACCCGTTTTAACAATACGTTAGCGGTACTCTTTCTGAGCATTTCCCTGGTGTTTTTTGTCCTTGGATGGCCTTTGGCCGGCTATATCACGGCCGGTTTGCTGGCTGGAGTTGCGCTGATCGCGATCAGTGGTTATTGTCTCGGTTGTTTTTTGTATTTTCAGGTGAAACAGTTCCGGAGAAAATTCACGAAGACAAAATCAAGTTGAAAGGATCAGGGGAGCAGCCGCGATGATCATGACCTATGAAATAGAAGACAATTTATATGTCAATCTGACCAACCGCTGTCCCAATGCCTGCCGCTTTTGCATCCGGAATAAACCGGAAGCTTTCGCGCATGATCTCTGGCTGGATCAAGAGCCCAGCGCCGGGGAGGTCATCCGGGAGATTTTAGCCAGGGAGTTAAGCCAATATCGCCAGCTGGTGTTCTGCGGCTTCGGCGAGCCCCTGGAAAGGCTTGAGGAAGTGCTGGAGATCGTCAGAAGGGTGAAGGAAAAAAACAAAATCTATGTCAGGATCAACACGAACGGGCTGGCTGGCAAAATCCACCGCAGGGATGTCACTCCCCAATTCGAGACGCTGATCGACGGTCTTTCCATCAGCCTCAATGCGGGGAATGCCGAAGAGTATGATGCTGTCTGTCACAGCGTATTTGGGTTGGAGGCCTTCCCGGCAATTCTCGATTTCGCGGCCAAAAGCAAAGCCTATGTGCAGGATGTGCAATTCTCAGTTGTTGATTGCCTGCCGCCGGACCGGCTGGCAGCCTGCCGGAAAATAGCGGCGGAGCTCGATATCCCCTTGAAGGTGCGCAGGGAAGTGAAAGCCTGAAAATAAACGCTTGACCGCTGAAAATCAAATATTGTATGATGTTATCCGTCAGATCATCTGCAGGAATAATATTCTTTGAATTGAAGACAGTGATTGCCCAGAAAACTGGAGGTCATACCATGGTATGGCCTCTTTTTGTATGATTTGGGGCCTGCAGCCGGATGATTCCGTACCTGCAGGATGAAACGGGGGGGAAATGATGACGGTTAATTTAAAAGAACCGGCGGTAGAATTGAGAGAACTGAGGTTGAAGACAATTACCGGTTATGAGGGGGATGCTGTCGATTTAAACAGCAGGGACGATTTTCGCAATCGGGAACGTTCTTTTACGCAGTGCGGTTCCTGCGGGGCGGACCAGGTGATGAACCTGCTGACCCAGATTCAGGACGCGGCGGTGGTCGAGCATGGGCCGGCAGGCTGCGCCGGTGATATTTCTTTCCGCAATGGGACGTTCCGGACGGGAAATAAGCGCATGGGCTATGCCGTGCATAATGTGAAATACATCAATACCAATCTGGATGAAAACGATACCATATTCGGGGGGGAGGCCAAGCTGGTCAGGGCCGTCCGGGAGGCTTACCGGAGATTTCAGCCCAGGGCGATTTTTGTCACCACCACCTGCGCCTCGGCCATTATCGGCGATGATGTTCCGGGCATCTGCGATGATTTGGAAGAGGAATTGGGAATCCCGGTGGTGGCCACCTTATGTGAAGGCTTCCGGACCAATATTTGGGCCACGGGTTTCGACTCGGCCAATCACAGTATTTTACGCAAGATTGTCAAACCGGCCCGCCAAAAACAAGCGGATTTGATCAATGTGATCAGTTTCCAGCACCGCTTTGTCTATGAAAGTGTTTTCCGGCAGATGGGGCTGCGTCCCAATCACATTGTGCCGCTTTCCACGATCGAACAGCTGGAGCGCATCTCGGAAGCGGCGGCCACAGTCCAGTATTGCCAGACGTTGGGCACTTATCTGGCCGCCGGGCTGGAGCAGCACTTCGGAGTCCCGGAGGTGAAAGCGGCCGCTCCCTTTGGCCTGCGGGCCTCAGATGAACTTCTGCGGGAGATCGGCCGGATCTTTCATAAGGAAGCGGAGGCGGAACAGGTCATCCGCTCGGAACGGGAAAAAATTGCCGAAGACCTGGCCTATCTGCGGGGCCGCCTGAGCGGCAAGACTGCGTTTATCGCCGCGGGGGGACCCCTGGCTTACAGTATTCTGGCCCTGGTGAAGGATTTGGGGATGGAGGTCGTGGGCACCTGTGTCTGGCACCATGATCAGGTTTATGATAACAGGCATGAAAAGCTCAATTTTTTAAACTTTGCGACGGAGCATTATGGGAACTTTCCGGTGGGCGTCTGCAATAAGCAAGCGTTTGAGGTCATCAATGCCATTAATAAGCATCAGCCGGATATTGCCATTTCCAGGCATATGTCGACGGTTTGGGCGGCGAAGCTGGGCATTCCGTCCATTTTTGCCGGCAATGAACCGACCGAAATGCTGTATGACGGCTTGGTCCGCTTTGGCCAGACCATTCATGACGCCATTTTCAATCCGGCTTTCATCAACAATATCGCCCGCCACAGCAAGCTGCCCTATACGGACTGGTGGCTGGAGCAAAATACCTATTCTTTCTTAAAAGGGTGCGAAAACAATGAGTGATGTTGAAATTATCCAGGAACCGCGCCATACCTGCGCTCTGGGAGGGCTGCAGACCGTAGTGGCCATTGAACGGGCCATTCCCATCTTGCATGCCGGACCGGGCTGCGGCTCCAAGCTGCACCGGGGCATGGCCCTGGCGGGGGGTTACCAGGGAGCCGGTTACGCGGGGGCGGATGCGACCCCGTGTACGAATATGATCGAGAAGGATGTGGTTTTCGGGGGGACCGAAAAACTGCGGGACCTGATTGAGGGGACCCTGAAAATCATGGACGGGGACTTTTTTGTGGTTTTAACCGGCTGCACCGCCGATATTATCGGCGATGATGTCGGCAGTGTGGTGGCCGATTTCCAGGCCCGGGGGATACCCATCGTCCATGCTGAAACGGCCGGTTTCAAAGGGGATTCCTACAAAGGGCATGAGCTGGTGCTGGAGGCCATTATCAGGCAGTACCTGCAGCCGGCCGCCCACAAGGAAAAGGGGCTGGTCAATATTTTGGCCAGTGTGCCCCGGCATGATCCTTTTTGGGAAGGAGATCTCCATGAGGTGAAAGAACTGCTGGCGGGCATCGGCTTAAAGGCCAATATCTTGTTTGGTTTTGACAGCGGGGGCCGGAAAGCTTTGGAGGCGATCCCCTCCGCGGAGTTTAACCTGGTGCTTTCTCCCTACCAGGGCTTGAAAACCGCCCAACTGCTGCAGGAGAAATTTGACACCCCTTACCTGCATTATCCGGTTTTGCCGGTGGGCGGGGCGGAAACCTCCAAGTTTCTGCGGACGGTGGCGGAATTTGCCGGAACCTGGTCCCAAGCCGCCGCTGACGCTGTCGCTTACAGGGAACGGGAATTTTATCATTATCTGGTGCGTTCCGCGGACCTGCTGACCGAATTCCAGCTCCAGATGCCCAGACGGTTTATCAATATTAATGATGCTTCCTACGCCCTGGCGTTCAGCAAGTTTTTGGTCAATGAGCTGGGATATTTCCCGATCCGGCAATTCATTACCGAGAACGTTCCGGAGGAATACCGGCAGCCGGTGGCGGGTTATTTTCAGGAACTGGGTCCCGGCATTTCCACGGAGGTGACCTTTGCCCAGGACGGAGGGGTGATCAGTGAGGTCATCAATTCCACCAGAATACGGGGAACGCCCCTGGTTCTGGGCAGCTCCTGGGAGATCGACCTGGTCGGCAGCATCAAAGGACTGCAGCTGAGTGTGGCCCTGCCGGTCATTGACCGCCTGATTCTGCATCGCAGCTATGTGGGATACCGGGGCGGCCTGAATCTGGTCGAGGATATTTACAGTAAACTGCTGGCCCTCAATCGCGGTTAGCCGGGAGGGGGGCTGTGGGGCGGTCTGCCCTATATTTGAGGAAAGAAGGAATGAGAATGGCGATTAATTTAAACGTAAGCGCCGTAGGTACGCGGGAAGAACGGCTGGGCTCGGTCGTGGGATATGTGGGGGACATCAAGGATCTGGCCCGCCAGAGCAGGTGCGGGACCTTAAAGGACCAGGAGCGCTGCTTCAGTCAGTCCAGCACCTGTGACAATGGCTGTGCGGTGCACTATCTGGCCCACATCCGCGATGTGGCCGTGATTATCCATGCCCCTTCAGGCTGCGCGGCGCTCGCGTCAGCCTCGGTCACCATGCACACCCAGCTGGCCGACAAACGGGGCCTGGAGTATCATTCAGTGATTTTGGGAACGGACATGAATGAATCGGATACGGTTTTCGGCGCTGTGGACGGCCTGCGGGATATTGTGGTGCAGACCTATGAACGGTATAAGCCCTCCGCTGTTTTTGTCGCCACTTCCTGCGTATCCGGAATCATCGGCGAGGATGTTGATTCTGTCGTGGAGGAGCTGGACCGGGAGCTGCCGGTACCGGTTGTGGCCATGCATTGCGAGGGCTTTAAATCCAAGGTGTGGGCGACCGGTTTTGACGCCGCGGATCATGCGATTCTAAGAGGGATTGTCAAGCCGCCCCGGGAAAAAAGAAATGTCATCAATTTTAAAAACTTCAATGAACTGGCCCGCCGGGAAATCACCGAGATGTTCGCCAATTTCGGGGTAACTCCGTTTTTCCTCTATTCCAATACCACAGTGGAGGAGCTTTCCCATATTTCAGAAGCCCTGGCCACGGTCTCCATCTGCGGGACCCTCAGTTCTTATCTGGGCAACGCGCTGGAGCAGGAATACGGGGTTCCTTATATTAAAACCATCAATCCTCTGGGCGTGGCCGGTTTTGAGATCTGGCTGCGGGAAATCGGGCGGGTGATCGGCAAGGAAAATGAGGTGGAAGCGTATATTCAGGAGCAGCGCCAAATTTACCTCCCCCAGCTGGAAGAGGTGAAAAAGAAGCTCAAAGGATTGCGGGTCGTGCTGGGCATGGGCTCCAGCTTCGCCTTTCAAGTGGCCCGGGTGATCCAGGAGCTGGACATGGAAGTGGCTTATATCGCCTCCTGGCATTATGATTCCCGCTACGACGACGGGGAAGCGCCGCCCCATGTGCAATACCTGGCGGAGCACACGCCTGATAATTTTAAAGTCAGTGTGGCCGACCAGCAGAATTTTGAGATTTTGAATATCCTGAATACCTATAAGCCGGACCTTTATCTGGCCAGACACGGGGGAACCACGGTTTGGGCCATCAAACAGGGAACGCCCTCGATTTTTATGGCGGATGAGTACATGACGTACGGCTACAAAGGCACTCTGGATTTTGCCTATAAAATTTTAGCGGCCATTACCAACCGCAGTTTTGAGAAAAACCTGTCCTCCCGGATCGAGCTGCCCTACACCAGCTGGTGGTATGAGCAGGACAGCAGCTTGCTATACAAGAAAGAAGAGGTGGAAGCCAATGCCCAGGATACTTGATCAAACTCGCTATAAATGCGCTTTATCCGCCATTCAGACAGTCCAAGCCATCTCCGGGGCCCTGCCGATCCTGCATTCCGGTCCGGGCTGCTCGGACCGCTTATCGAGCGGGGCCGGAACGTCCGGGCATTTTGCCCCGCGGATTTTTCCCTGTACCAATATCAGCGAAAAAGAAGTCATTTTCGGCGGAGAGGAAAGGCTGCGGGAAACCATTGCCAATGCTCTTAAGGTAATCAATGCCGAGCTTTTTGTGGTGCTGACGGGCTGTTCGGCTGAAATTGTGGGAGATGACGTGGAGGAAGTGGTCCGTTCGTTCAGAGATGCCGAAAAACCGGTGCTTTACGCCTCCACGGCCGGCTTTAAGGGCAATAATTATCTGGGCTATGAGTGGGTCCTGGAAGCGATCATCAGTCAATATTTACAAGACGGTTCTGCCTATCCCCAAGAACCGGGTCTGGTCAATATTTTCGCCAGTATTCCCCTGCACGACCCGTTCTGGCACGGCAACCTGGAGGTTCTGGCCCAGCTTTTGTCCGAACTGGGTCTGCAGCCCAACATCATTTTCGGCTATGACAACGGCATGAAGAATATCGACAAAATTCCCTCCGCCCAGTTCAATCTTCTGGTATCTCCCTGGCAGGGACTGGACAGCGTCAAGCTCTTGGAGCAAAAGTACGGCACTCCCTATTTCCATTATCCCAATCTCCCCGTGGGCGCTTTTGAAACCAGCAAATTTTTAAGGGCGGTCAGTGATTTTGCCGGACTGGACCGCGAAAAAACCGAGGCTGTCGTGAAAGAAAAGGAACGTAAATATTACTACTTTATCGAGCGGTTTGCCGATCTCTTTCTGGAGAACAGAATCATGGCCCAAAGGTTCGTGATTGTCTCCGACGCCCAGTATACTCTGGCGCTGACCAAATTTCTGGTCAATGACCTGGGGCTTTTTCCGGAGAAGCAATATATTATGGATGATACGCCGGAAAAATACCGCCAGGCTATCGCGGGATATTTCCGGGATCTGAATTTTGGCATTGAGACCGAGGTTTCCTTTGAGACCGACGGCTATAAGGTCCACGAGGAAATCGAGGCTACGGATTACCACGGCTATCCCCTGATCGTGGGCAGCGCCTGGGAAAAAAAGCTGGCCCGCAAAACCTCGGCCCACTATTTGTCGGTTTCCTGGCCGCTCACGGAAAGACTGATCATCAACAGTTCTTATGCCGGCTATGAGGGAGGCCTGAAATTCCTGGAGGATATTTATTCGGTGGTGCTGACGCGCTTCAATTAAAAGGCTTTCCTCAGCCAGAGGGCGGACGGGATAACCAGGACTCTTGTTTGCAGATGAAAGAAGAGTGGGCAAAAGATGAACACCCCGAAAGAATATTGGAATAATGAATACCGAAAGCAGCGGATAGAGAAACCCGTCTATGATCTTTGGCTGGCTAAATATAAAGACATATTGGGGAAAGCGAAAGATACCCACATCATTGATCTGGGCTGTGGGCAGGGGAATAACAGCCTGTATCTGACTGAAAGAGGTTATAAGGTCCTGGCTTGTGATATCTCTGAAATTGCCATAGAACGCTTAAAAAAGCAGATATCCGGGGCAGAAACCAGGGTTTTTGACATGCTCGACGGACTTCCCTTTGAGACGAATAGGGCAGAAATTGTCATTGCCGACTTATGCCTGCACTATTTTGCCTGGACGGAGACTCTCGGTATCGTTCAGGAAATAAAGAGGATTCTGGTTGACGGAGGCAATCTGCTCCTGCGGGTTAATTCCACTCATACTAATTAGCGTATAATATATGGAAATATTTAGGTATATATGGTATAATATTAAACAAGGAAGGTGCTGATATTATGCCAAAATACCAGTTTAGCGAAGCCCAAAAAGAAGAAATATTAGAAGCGTCAAAGAAGAGCAAAAATACTTTCGAATACAAAAGACTTCAATGCTTAGTATTAAGATTTGAGAAAAATATGAAGTTACATGAAATCAGTGAAATCGTAGGTTATAACTATAAAGCCGTAGGAAATATCATATCAAAATATTTTGTAGAAGGCCTTAACGGTATACTTGGAGAAAAAAGAAAAGGCGGTAATAAAAGATACTTGAGTGTAGAAGAAGAGAACTCATTATTAGAACCATATTTGAAGAAAGCAGAACAAGGGAAAATGCTGATTGTGGCTGAAATAAATGAGGCCTATGAAAAAAAGATCGGACATAGTGTTCTTGCCGCAACAGTGTATAGGATGCTTTCCAGACATAACTGGAGAAAAATAGTTCCAAGAAGTAAACATCCGAAATCCAAACCAGAAGAGCAAGAGGCTTACAAAAAAAATCACGGACAAAATAAGTGAACTGGTAAATTTTAGCACAAAAAACTGCGTCTGATGTTTCAAGATGAAGGACGTTTTGGGCGTATCAATAAACCTAAACTATGCTGGTGGCCTAAGGGGATTTGCCCGAGAGTCCCTTGCCAAGTAGTAAGAGAATATACATACGCCTACGCCGCAGTCTCACCACAAGACGGGAAGATGGTTTCATTGGTGTTACCGTATGCCAATACTGATTGTATGAATGTGTTTTTAAAAGAAGTATCCGACCGGTTTCCTGAAGATCATATTGTTATGGTCATGGACTGTGCTGCATGGCAGAGATCTAAAACTTTAAAAATTCCAGAAAACATGGAAATCTATCCGCTTCTGCCTTATAGCCCTGAGCTGAATCCTGTTGAAAATATTTGGGATGAGGTTAGAGAGAAAGGCTTTTTCAACGAGATATTCAAGTGCATGAAAGATGTTGAAACTAGACTCTGTGACATTTTGCATGATCTAGAAACTGATGATAAGAGAGTTAAAGGCATAATGGGTTGGAAATGGATACTTTCCATGTTTTAAATGCAAATTAGTATTAGTTCCGAGGAAGCTGTATTGTATGAGGATGCCATCCTTACCGCCATTACTAATGATAACCCCCGTCTTTTTGAAAACGACCGGGGCCTTGCTGAAAACATTGAGAACAAAGTTCTCAATAAAAAGGTATATAGCCTTTACCCTTCAGTGGAGGTCAGTGATGGCCAGCTGTGGGGTGTATGACTGCCGGGTTATCGGAAGCTCTTTCAGCAGAAGAAACCGCGGAGCTTTTGGAATTTGTGGCCGGACAGAATAGTGACGGGTACGGTGCGGTGCTAGAACAGCGCCCAATTAAAACACCGGATAGCATAAATTATGTCAGCTTCTGGGATAGTGATAAAAATTACGCCCCTGAGACAGAACAGGAATTGAAAAAAGGTCCTCTATACTGGATACGGCGGTCCTAAGATGGGAGGGATATAAGTGAGTAAGTTATTTTCAGTAGTGGGATTGAAAACCGATACCGGTATTGGCGAGGTAGGATTTATGGGCGGCATCCCAGAAGCTGAGGAGATTCAAGATTCGAGACTCAACAAAGAGCTTGTCGAGGACTGCGGTGGCTCCGATTACATTACAGTCAACTTAAAATCCTACCTCTACGGGGAGGGAGAACCCGAAAAGATCTCTGTCGCGGACCTGGATTGGATTAAGAACAATCCGGGATTTGTCAACAGCGAGAACGTCACATGCATCCAGAGTTCCCGCTATACCATCTTGCATGGATTAGGCGCGAATCAGGGACGGACAGGGATACCAAATCGTAGAGTGCTTCAATATTCAGGGGGAGGAACTGAGCTTCATTCCCGAAACCTTTTCCCTTACAGAATTGAACTTCCTGGCGCGGCGCATAAGCAAGATGAATGAACACGACCGAATTGCTTTCACAGGCTGCGCCGTCAGGGGCGAAGGAAAGCTGGGAATGCGCGACCTCATCAATCAGACCTACAATCTGGATGACGCTCATGTGAAATGGAAGTAGCACGGAACCCGGGAGGACCACTGCGGACTTCGGAATAGGAGTACGCCGAGTGTTATGAGAAACGGAGCGTAATATTACAACTAACCTGGAATTCAGTCACTGGAACGGGATATTCTTTGATGAGAAAATGACCAGCGCTATTATTGACAGGCTTATTCATCACAGTCATTTGCTTGTATTTACCGGCCCCAGTTACAGACCACCAGATCATCCATAAACTGTTAAATTTGGAAACTGGGGTGCTGCATATTTGAATTTCAGGAGTGCTACATTTTTTACTTGCCAAAAATAGTTAATAATATTACAATTAAAGCCCCTAAAAAGTTAAATGTAAAGAAAGGTCCGTATTGGTAGTAATACATATATGAAAAACTATATCAAGCATTTGATCGACATATATCATGATTTTAAAAAGGCCAATATTAATCCTGAAAGGGAAAAATGAAATATTCTTTAATCTATGATGCAATAAAAAGAGAGATAGGCTTTAAGTGGGATGAAACTTCTAATGAACGTCTTGAAAACTTATATACGTTCCTTCAAAAAAGGATTGATAATACTATATTAGGAAAAACTCGAAAAGCACGGGGTATGAGGAGCTACAGCACATATAAGGAATACATGATTGAAAAACAAGGAATAAACTTGGAATAACTTTTTGGAGGTAATTGGATCGATTTTGACGGATTTGGTCAAAATGTCTGTCTAACTTGGGACACCTAACACCGTCAATTAATGGACATTATGCGGTGGCAGTACCAACTTATTTTATTGCTCGCGTAATGGATATATAATTAGGACATGTAATATTTTCCTGTGAAGGATTATTGTTATGGACTATATGACTGCGAGAGAAGCATCCAAAAAAATGGGATATCATGCAGAGCAGAGTGTAAGTTTTATGCGCTCAAGGGAAGATCCTCAGCGCCGTTATATTCGGAAATGCTTGGGCCATACCAAAAGATGCTGTTAAGGCCAAGGATAGTAGATATAAGAAAGATGTTAATCTAAAGAACGGGTATTAACCGACGAGCAAGTAGGATATAGTCCGAATGGCGAACAATTGGGCGGGTTTACATAGGTTCTAAGAGCAATACTACGCAGTTTGTTCGATGGTAGTTTACCGTAAAATATGCACTAGGAGGGGGCAAAATGTATTCTGGCGAAACACTCAATTCAAGAATGAATAGTGTAAAAGCTGACTATAGAAACGCAATGAAGAGTTTTACCAACATGGTCAATCTATTCAAATCCGGGCTGGACTTTACCGAAATGGATAATCTACAAAATTTGCTTGCAACCTGTCGTCTCTGCCATGAATCGCTCTTTGGCGCATTTGAAACCATAATGAAAATCTTGGCAGGAAAATTGGAAGAGCAACCAGTAGGTAAAGGCTTCCCGACACTCATTAGTCTTTCCAGAGATCTGCACAGGATATCAACCGGTTCAAAACGGGGCTCAGTACCTGGTCTAGCAATTGACTATACAGCAATCCAAAAGATAGAGCTCGACAAAATTGTTTCAACAAAAGATGTGCGCAATGATTTGACTCATAAGGGAATTATCCGTGAAGCGCGACATTATGAGAGCCTGTTTGAAAACTTAAAGCGGCTTATTCGAATGGTTGACCCTGATTTCAATGATATAGTGCCGCCCGATGTTCGGGAGCTTGAGCAAGAGACATTTGGGCACTTTTTAAAGCATATCAAATTTGATGAAGTGTGGGCACCACCGGCTCATATCCTTATTATGGACTCCATTTGGACTATACCGGACGATCATGCAGCACTACTACTCTCTTTGCCTTGGGACGTAATCATAGATTTAGATGGCCGGGGCATTGGAAATTGGGAGTATGACGGCAATCGCAAGATAAGGTATAATATCGCTGCTTCGAGCCGTGTGCAAAAAATTATAGAAAGCGGCGGCAAAAAAACCATTCCTATATTTGCAATCAAACCAGATGAGAACAATTATTCCATGATTCAAAATGTCGAAAGAATTCCGTATTTAAACTATTCGGATGGAGATATATCGCTTAATAAAGATACAGAAAAAAGCCTTGATGCATTGACCACACAGCTGCGCAAGGCAAGAAGCAACCACATCAATATAGATAAAGCGCAAGAAAATCTCACCATGAAGCAGAGGAAAATAAACGTCATACGTAAGTTTTTAAAAGAATATCTCAGCAATTACGACTCTGCTGTCATTGTCAGTCTTGCGGAGGCGTTTAGTCAGGATAATAGCAGCCAACAAATCATCCATGAGATTTTTAAAAAAATAGATATAAACATACAGGTGATACTGGTGCAGGATGCACTTGATGCGAAGGTTCCTTTGCCCGATTGGATTGACGAAACCATGTGCATGACTTGGAATTGTGAGTTAAGTACGTTTTTTAGCGAGATTTATAAAAACAGAGATATGTTTTCCGGTTATAGGTCTACTGAAAATAAAAAGAAAAGCAAGGATAGTTATCGGTTTATCCTGCGGGACAAGGTGGAAAAGATGATCTCCCGAAACGGCATCATAAAAGAAGTGGAAGATTATTTTGAGCTATTGCATTTAGATGTCGGAATGGAGGCGTCCAGAGATGGAGAGGAATTATTTTACCGTGGGCATTTAGCGGAGTGGTCTGCACTAAATAATAAGTGCGACACGGATATCGCACCTGATACGCATAAGAAACTCGTTCAGCGGATCAGAAGCTCATTTACGACCAACCCGGAAGTAGAAAATACATTCTTTATTCTACATCAGCCGGGAGTCGGTGCTACGACACTAGGACGACGTATTGCATGGGATATCCATAAAGATTTTCCCGTAGCGATTTTGAAGCGTTTTGACAGTAAGTTGCTCAACAACCGTATCAGTTCGTTATATAGAGCGCTCGAAAATACACCGTTTCTGATTTTGGTCGATTCGGCTCACGGTGTGTCCGATGATGACATTGATGAATTTGTCAAGCTCATGAGACACCAAAACTTCCCAATTGCGGCA harbors:
- a CDS encoding DUF4395 domain-containing protein, whose product is MNEIPVPYLRANQTGMVILVILAAIVGQPWIIAVLWLIEAAGLVFGVKGNLFIRTAKPFLQKKIAQAETEARELTRFNNTLAVLFLSISLVFFVLGWPLAGYITAGLLAGVALIAISGYCLGCFLYFQVKQFRRKFTKTKSS
- a CDS encoding TatD family nuclease-associated radical SAM protein, coding for MIMTYEIEDNLYVNLTNRCPNACRFCIRNKPEAFAHDLWLDQEPSAGEVIREILARELSQYRQLVFCGFGEPLERLEEVLEIVRRVKEKNKIYVRINTNGLAGKIHRRDVTPQFETLIDGLSISLNAGNAEEYDAVCHSVFGLEAFPAILDFAAKSKAYVQDVQFSVVDCLPPDRLAACRKIAAELDIPLKVRREVKA
- a CDS encoding nitrogenase component 1, whose amino-acid sequence is MTVNLKEPAVELRELRLKTITGYEGDAVDLNSRDDFRNRERSFTQCGSCGADQVMNLLTQIQDAAVVEHGPAGCAGDISFRNGTFRTGNKRMGYAVHNVKYINTNLDENDTIFGGEAKLVRAVREAYRRFQPRAIFVTTTCASAIIGDDVPGICDDLEEELGIPVVATLCEGFRTNIWATGFDSANHSILRKIVKPARQKQADLINVISFQHRFVYESVFRQMGLRPNHIVPLSTIEQLERISEAAATVQYCQTLGTYLAAGLEQHFGVPEVKAAAPFGLRASDELLREIGRIFHKEAEAEQVIRSEREKIAEDLAYLRGRLSGKTAFIAAGGPLAYSILALVKDLGMEVVGTCVWHHDQVYDNRHEKLNFLNFATEHYGNFPVGVCNKQAFEVINAINKHQPDIAISRHMSTVWAAKLGIPSIFAGNEPTEMLYDGLVRFGQTIHDAIFNPAFINNIARHSKLPYTDWWLEQNTYSFLKGCENNE
- a CDS encoding nitrogenase component 1, which translates into the protein MSDVEIIQEPRHTCALGGLQTVVAIERAIPILHAGPGCGSKLHRGMALAGGYQGAGYAGADATPCTNMIEKDVVFGGTEKLRDLIEGTLKIMDGDFFVVLTGCTADIIGDDVGSVVADFQARGIPIVHAETAGFKGDSYKGHELVLEAIIRQYLQPAAHKEKGLVNILASVPRHDPFWEGDLHEVKELLAGIGLKANILFGFDSGGRKALEAIPSAEFNLVLSPYQGLKTAQLLQEKFDTPYLHYPVLPVGGAETSKFLRTVAEFAGTWSQAAADAVAYREREFYHYLVRSADLLTEFQLQMPRRFININDASYALAFSKFLVNELGYFPIRQFITENVPEEYRQPVAGYFQELGPGISTEVTFAQDGGVISEVINSTRIRGTPLVLGSSWEIDLVGSIKGLQLSVALPVIDRLILHRSYVGYRGGLNLVEDIYSKLLALNRG
- a CDS encoding nitrogenase component 1; translated protein: MAINLNVSAVGTREERLGSVVGYVGDIKDLARQSRCGTLKDQERCFSQSSTCDNGCAVHYLAHIRDVAVIIHAPSGCAALASASVTMHTQLADKRGLEYHSVILGTDMNESDTVFGAVDGLRDIVVQTYERYKPSAVFVATSCVSGIIGEDVDSVVEELDRELPVPVVAMHCEGFKSKVWATGFDAADHAILRGIVKPPREKRNVINFKNFNELARREITEMFANFGVTPFFLYSNTTVEELSHISEALATVSICGTLSSYLGNALEQEYGVPYIKTINPLGVAGFEIWLREIGRVIGKENEVEAYIQEQRQIYLPQLEEVKKKLKGLRVVLGMGSSFAFQVARVIQELDMEVAYIASWHYDSRYDDGEAPPHVQYLAEHTPDNFKVSVADQQNFEILNILNTYKPDLYLARHGGTTVWAIKQGTPSIFMADEYMTYGYKGTLDFAYKILAAITNRSFEKNLSSRIELPYTSWWYEQDSSLLYKKEEVEANAQDT
- a CDS encoding nitrogenase component 1, with the protein product MPRILDQTRYKCALSAIQTVQAISGALPILHSGPGCSDRLSSGAGTSGHFAPRIFPCTNISEKEVIFGGEERLRETIANALKVINAELFVVLTGCSAEIVGDDVEEVVRSFRDAEKPVLYASTAGFKGNNYLGYEWVLEAIISQYLQDGSAYPQEPGLVNIFASIPLHDPFWHGNLEVLAQLLSELGLQPNIIFGYDNGMKNIDKIPSAQFNLLVSPWQGLDSVKLLEQKYGTPYFHYPNLPVGAFETSKFLRAVSDFAGLDREKTEAVVKEKERKYYYFIERFADLFLENRIMAQRFVIVSDAQYTLALTKFLVNDLGLFPEKQYIMDDTPEKYRQAIAGYFRDLNFGIETEVSFETDGYKVHEEIEATDYHGYPLIVGSAWEKKLARKTSAHYLSVSWPLTERLIINSSYAGYEGGLKFLEDIYSVVLTRFN
- a CDS encoding class I SAM-dependent methyltransferase, translating into MNTPKEYWNNEYRKQRIEKPVYDLWLAKYKDILGKAKDTHIIDLGCGQGNNSLYLTERGYKVLACDISEIAIERLKKQISGAETRVFDMLDGLPFETNRAEIVIADLCLHYFAWTETLGIVQEIKRILVDGGNLLLRVNSTHTN
- a CDS encoding helix-turn-helix domain-containing protein; this translates as MPKYQFSEAQKEEILEASKKSKNTFEYKRLQCLVLRFEKNMKLHEISEIVGYNYKAVGNIISKYFVEGLNGILGEKRKGGNKRYLSVEEENSLLEPYLKKAEQGKMLIVAEINEAYEKKIGHSVLAATVYRMLSRHNWRKIVPRSKHPKSKPEEQEAYKKNHGQNK
- a CDS encoding IS630 family transposase — protein: MFQDEGRFGRINKPKLCWWPKGICPRVPCQVVREYTYAYAAVSPQDGKMVSLVLPYANTDCMNVFLKEVSDRFPEDHIVMVMDCAAWQRSKTLKIPENMEIYPLLPYSPELNPVENIWDEVREKGFFNEIFKCMKDVETRLCDILHDLETDDKRVKGIMGWKWILSMF